A genomic region of Miscanthus floridulus cultivar M001 chromosome 3, ASM1932011v1, whole genome shotgun sequence contains the following coding sequences:
- the LOC136543192 gene encoding SH3 domain-containing protein 1-like: MQAVLKQFSTRYNQDPSLVDEVELECHQNLQRLYSTTRAAKHFQRNIVRGVEGFIVVSTKQMEIVKKLAEDCCKYGNDNQHFGFALARASEEFGKSHKQIEKEREDLLKSLGEQVFEPLREMIMSAPLEDARLLTYRYQRIRQDIESDLFVLQWMYIIPLGLIVMNAVTSAANIP; this comes from the exons ATGCAGGCGGTTCTCAAGCAGTTCAGTACGCGATATAATCAAGATCCTTCTCTTGTTGATGAAGTGGAGCTTGAGTGCCACCAGAATCTCCAAAGGCTTTACAGTACTACAAGAGCAGCTAAG CATTTCCAGCGAAATATTGTACGAGGGGTGGAAGGTTTCATTGTGGTTAGCACCAAACAGATGGAGATAG TGAAAAAACTAGCTGAGGATTGTTGTAAATATGGAAACGACAATCAACATTTTGGTTTTGCTCTTGCAAGGGCATCTGAGGAGTTCGGTAAATCTCATAAACAAATAGAGAAAGAACGGGAGGATCTTCTTAAAAGTCTTGGAGAGCAG GTTTTTGAGCCTCTTCGAGAAATGATAATGAGTGCTCCTCTTGAAGATGCTCGATTGCTAACTTACCGCTATCAACGGATCAGACAGGACATAGAGTCTGACTTGTTTGTTTTGCAGTGGATGTACATCATTCCGCTTGGTCTTATTGTCATGAATGCTGTTACGTCAGCGGCCAACATACCATAG